The sequence below is a genomic window from Schistocerca gregaria isolate iqSchGreg1 unplaced genomic scaffold, iqSchGreg1.2 ptg000831l, whole genome shotgun sequence.
AGCCTCAAGCTGCTGGGCCACGGATCCGGGGGCCTCAGCGAACTCAGGTCCCAGCCCTTTCCCGAGGACTCGGTGGCCTATGCGCTTCTTCGAGTGGTCGACAAAATCGACGACGTGATGACGACTCGATTTAACTACATTACTTGGGTTGGGGAAAAGGTCAATGCTGTCATGAATGCGCGGATTGGCGTCAAGAAGACGGCCGTGACGAGGGTGATCGGCCATTATTCCGTCGAAACACTCGTTTCTAACAAATCTGAACTATCTGACGAGAACATCCTTGGCCGCGTTCAAGACGCCTCTGGATCGCGATCTAAGGTCAAGGAGTACAAACCCCCTTCAAAACCACAGAGCACGTCGCCGGGAGGCACCGACAGCACCGTCTTCAGCTACGTTCCTAAGGGACAGGGCGATCAACTCCGCGTTCAAGATGATCAGGCCGCTCGAGACGTCATCAAGTCGGTGCGACACGGCACCGGTGGTCTCAACTGGGCTATGCTCACCTATTCCTCTCCTTCTTGTCTTGTTCTGAGCGCCAAGGGCACTCGAGGGCTCTCTGAAGTCAGGTCGGCGCTGAGGGACAACGAGCCCGCCTACGTCTTCCTCTCCATGGATCAGACCGTGGACTCAACCACCATGAGGCGCTTCATATACATCCGCTGGATCCCAGACGGCCTTCCAAACTTGAAAAAAGGAAAACTGACTCCGCACAGGGGATTCGTGGAGGACTGGCTCGCGCCCTATCACCTGAACATCAACGCGGTCAACTCCGAGGACATCAGCGACAAGGCCGTATCTGAGAAACTTGACGTGTTGAAGGGCTAATGTAAAAGCGTACGGTGATTCGtactatgtatgtatgtgtatactcAGGGGCTGTCACTTTTTTTTTCGGTGGATGTTTGGCTCGACGCGCCCGCTATTTGGTGGTGGCGGCGCCATTCGCAGAGAACTTCGTTCACGACTTCCTCGGAGACCATCGGAGGGGTAGCGGAGCCCTCGTAAGTGCCGGCGTGGAGCTTCCCCAGCGTGGCAAACACGCATTGTCTGATGATGGGCCTAATCCAATTTCTGAGCGAAATCTGACTCTCGAGCCGAAGTGCGGGGTGCATTCTCAGTTCGTGGCACTTACTGTATTATTACGCAACGAAACGATCAACATCTTCTCTACGACGAAAAAAATTAATGACATGCTCGACAAAACACGTACAATTTTTTGTATAATCGCCCCTCATAGCTTGAGCGGTCGCCGTTCCCGGGTTCTGGCTCCGACTCATCTTCGAGAGTGTTGTCATGTCTTTCGGGAGTGGGCGGGCAGTCTTAGGCGTCGTCAATTGGGTCAGcgagaaggaagagagagagaaaaaaaaaaaaaaaacttggcgtACAATTCAGAGCCGTATTGAACAAGTTCAGCCGAATAGACACTTGAAGCAGGTTTTTTCCCTTTATCTGTCGAGTGATCGCGAAGGGTGACCTCCTTGTGGACCTCCTGACCGCTTTTACAAACTCTTCCCTCTGACTTTTGTCCCATAGTTTTCTGTTTTCTCCGATTCTCACTAATAGGGACGCGAGCTGGTTCCTCGCATCGCTCACCCTGACGTAGGTGTCGGAGGGTTCGCGCTCTAGCCACTTGGCGTCGATCATAGCGGCGCGTCGAAA
It includes:
- the LOC126322706 gene encoding uncharacterized protein LOC126322706, producing the protein MTSQELRFSLAERTPQGIKSTGDSGESVSIQDEKKVKSILDTIHNTKVEDHHGKTDWILLGYSGPDLKSLKLLGHGSGGLSELRSQPFPEDSVAYALLRVVDKIDDVMTTRFNYITWVGEKVNAVMNARIGVKKTAVTRVIGHYSVETLVSNKSELSDENILGRVQDASGSRSKVKEYKPPSKPQSTSPGGTDSTVFSYVPKGQGDQLRVQDDQAARDVIKSVRHGTGGLNWAMLTYSSPSCLVLSAKGTRGLSEVRSALRDNEPAYVFLSMDQTVDSTTMRRFIYIRWIPDGLPNLKKGKLTPHRGFVEDWLAPYHLNINAVNSEDISDKAVSEKLDVLKG